In Misgurnus anguillicaudatus chromosome 5, ASM2758022v2, whole genome shotgun sequence, a genomic segment contains:
- the LOC129414366 gene encoding keratin, type II cytoskeletal 8 yields the protein MSTIGVPIKAVSINRSLLTPMSVQLDPTLQAVRIQEKEQIKALNNRFVSLIDKVRKLEQENKMLETKWQLLQNESKPESKLDQMLESYIRSLRAQLDLVKNDKQHLEIELKNARAQVEEEKQRFEDEINNRNRSESEFVLLKKEVDSTYLYKRAMEDKIAGLQGDLKFLRSFHEQELRELHAEVKDMSIVVQMDNSRQLDMEKIIADVKSQYEEISTRSRQEAESWYRSKFDLISSQADQYKTELSNNKSTIADLKRQIKRLQSEINSAVSQRGNVEGEIKEVERNGGEAVLDAKQRIKMLEEAHLKAKQNMAKQLRDYQDLMNVKLALDVEIATYRKLLEGEENRLEFNVNIYPVHKRL from the exons ATGTCAACGATTGGGGTTCCCATCAAGGCAGTGTCCATTAACAGGAGTCTTTTAACTCCAATGAGTGTTCAGCTGGACCCCACATTACAGGCTGTGCGAATCCAAGAGAAAGAACAGATCAAAGCTCTCAACAATCGCTTCGTCTCCCTTATCGACAAG GTGCGTAAACTAGAGCAAGAGAACAAGATGCTGGAGACTAAGTGGCAGCTGCTACAGAACGAGTCTAAACCCGAGTCTAAACTTGATCAGATGTTGGAGTCTTACATCAGATCTCTGAGAGCACAGCTGGACCTTGTGAAGAATGACAAGCAACACCTGGAGATAGAGCTTAAAAATGCTCGTGCACAGGTGGAGGAAGAAAAGCAAAG GTTTGAAGATGAGATCAACAATCGAAACAGATCTGAAAGCGAGTTTGTTCTTCTGAAAAAG GAAGTTGACTCAACTTACTTGTATAAAAGAGCCATGGAAGATAAAATTGCAGGACTCCAGGGGGACCTGAAGTTTTTAAGGAGCTTCCATGAGCAG GAGCTCCGTGAGCTGCATGCTGAAGTAAAGGACATGTCTATCGTGGTGCAGATGGACAACAGCAGGCAGCTGGACATGGAAAAGATCATTGCTGATGTAAAGAGCCAGTATGAGGAAATATCAACACGCAGCCGTCAAGAAGCTGAGTCCTGGTATAGGAGCAAG TTTGACTTGATCTCCTCACAGGCCGATCAGTACAAAACTGAGCTGAGCAATAATAAAAGCACAATTGCTGATTTGAAAAGACAGATTAAGAGACTGCAAAGTGAGATAAACTCAGCTGTATCACAG CGTGGCAACGTGGAGGGGGAAATCAAAGAGGTGGAGCGTAACGGAGGGGAGGCGGTGCTTGATGCGAAACAGCGAATCAAAATGCTGGAAGAAGCACACCTGAAAGCCAAACAGAACATGGCCAAACAGCTTCGTGACTACCAGGATCTGATGAATGTCAAACTGGCTCTGGATGTAGAGATCGCCACCTACAGGAAACTACTGGAAGGAGAAGAGAACAG GCTTGAATTCAATGTGAACATCTATCCAGTTCATAAACGCTTATAA